From one Haloferax marinisediminis genomic stretch:
- a CDS encoding acyltransferase, with translation MTDETTPRHDRIDHHPTPGPRNSLQHWTDAKPVWRVMLNYLFVLVARIAPSLRIRSWALRRIGVTVGTGVSWGLEATPDVFWPELITIEDHAIIGYDSVILCHEFLQDEYRTGEVVVGEGAMIGAKATILPGVRIGAGAQVAANSLVTRDVPPGTTVAGVPARPMSDSD, from the coding sequence GTGACCGACGAGACGACCCCGCGACACGACCGCATCGACCACCACCCGACACCCGGGCCGCGAAACTCGCTCCAGCACTGGACAGACGCAAAACCGGTCTGGCGCGTCATGCTCAACTATCTGTTCGTCCTCGTCGCCCGCATCGCTCCCTCGCTCCGGATTCGAAGCTGGGCGCTCAGACGAATCGGTGTGACCGTCGGAACCGGCGTCTCGTGGGGACTCGAAGCGACGCCAGACGTGTTCTGGCCGGAACTCATCACCATCGAAGACCACGCGATAATCGGGTACGACTCGGTTATCCTCTGCCACGAGTTCCTCCAAGACGAGTATCGAACCGGCGAAGTCGTCGTCGGTGAGGGCGCGATGATTGGTGCGAAGGCGACTATCCTGCCGGGCGTTCGTATCGGTGCCGGCGCGCAGGTCGCGGCGAACTCGCTCGTCACCCGTGACGTTCCACCGGGAACCACCGTCGCCGGCGTCCCGGCGCGGCCGATGTCAGACTCCGACTGA
- a CDS encoding sensor histidine kinase, producing MVDTDAELYREAFRSADIPMLIADTNFAFQDINDAGLDFLGYEYDEIIGEPVGLIAGNEEVYYEIIEHMLAGETWSGEFVVRRTDDRVVYGNGFATPVVVGGDVQGFLAFFLDTTKQRQYENVSDVLSRLLRHDLRNELNIIYGYTQQVASRIDDEDTLEELHLVQDTVLDIVHKSERARDLRDLLERSHGRSNRPVRLDVILQKKIVDATIEYPDAEFEFENVPKVEVIADDLLGEAIECLLENGVTHNDKETPRVEISVERADGNVFIRVADNGPGVPEGQRDLIFGREEYDQLHHGTGISLFFADNVISSYNGDLWVEDTDDDEGAVFCLCLEERVTDE from the coding sequence ATGGTGGATACTGACGCTGAACTCTATCGTGAAGCCTTCCGAAGCGCGGATATCCCCATGTTGATTGCAGACACGAACTTCGCATTTCAGGACATCAACGACGCTGGACTGGACTTTCTGGGGTACGAGTACGACGAGATAATCGGCGAACCGGTTGGCCTCATCGCGGGAAACGAAGAGGTGTACTACGAAATCATCGAGCACATGCTCGCGGGAGAGACGTGGTCAGGTGAGTTCGTCGTGCGACGAACGGACGACCGGGTCGTCTACGGCAACGGCTTTGCCACGCCAGTCGTAGTCGGTGGCGACGTCCAGGGGTTCCTCGCGTTCTTCCTCGACACCACGAAACAACGCCAGTACGAGAACGTCTCGGACGTGCTCAGTCGCCTCCTTCGGCACGACCTCCGGAACGAGTTGAACATCATCTACGGCTACACACAACAGGTCGCGAGTCGAATCGACGACGAAGACACACTCGAAGAACTCCACCTCGTACAGGACACCGTCCTCGACATCGTCCACAAATCCGAACGAGCGCGTGACCTCCGTGACTTGCTCGAACGGTCACACGGGCGCTCGAACCGCCCTGTCCGTCTCGACGTCATCTTGCAGAAGAAGATCGTCGACGCCACGATCGAGTACCCCGACGCAGAGTTCGAGTTCGAGAACGTCCCCAAAGTGGAAGTTATCGCCGACGACTTGCTCGGCGAAGCAATCGAGTGCCTCCTCGAAAATGGAGTCACTCACAACGACAAGGAGACACCGAGAGTCGAGATATCTGTCGAACGAGCCGACGGAAACGTCTTCATTCGCGTCGCAGACAACGGACCGGGCGTCCCCGAAGGACAGCGAGACCTCATCTTCGGGCGCGAGGAGTACGACCAACTCCACCACGGGACGGGAATCAGCCTCTTTTTCGCCGACAACGTCATCTCGTCGTACAACGGCGACCTCTGGGTCGAAGACACCGACGACGACGAGGGCGCAGTCTTCTGTCTCTGTCTGGAAGAACGAGTCACCGACGAGTGA
- the purD gene encoding phosphoribosylamine--glycine ligase codes for MSETVLLVGGGGREHAIARALAPDCDLYACASNRNPGIADLAEDFETISETAADDIVDYAESVGATLAIVGPESGLAAGVSDALDAAGIYTFGPQEAEARIETDKAFQRQFMRENDIPGNPDFATFDDMESACDYIDEYDGDLAVKPAGLTGGKGVKVIGDQVTPEEAKAYLRDSDYERVVLEERLVGEEFTIQAFVANGEFRVSPAVQDHKRAYEGDEGPNTGGMGSYTDVTPSLPFMADGDYEAAVEVIDAVVEAMPDYKGILYGQFMLTSEGPKVIEFNARFGDPEAMNTLPVLETPFLDVIVAAREGEALPELEFAEKATVCKYAVPEGYPTDPKAGAKITVDVDEDSGALLFYASVDARDDGLYTTTSRSFAVVGHAETISQAEQIAENALADAGDGFHIRHDIGTEALVQRRIDHMAEIRGE; via the coding sequence ATGAGCGAGACCGTCCTTCTCGTCGGTGGCGGCGGCCGTGAGCACGCGATTGCCCGTGCGCTGGCCCCCGACTGTGACCTGTACGCCTGTGCGAGCAACCGAAATCCCGGTATCGCCGACCTCGCCGAGGACTTCGAGACCATCTCCGAGACGGCAGCAGACGACATCGTCGACTACGCCGAGTCCGTCGGTGCAACGCTCGCAATCGTCGGCCCGGAATCGGGTCTGGCGGCGGGTGTCTCCGACGCCCTCGACGCGGCGGGAATCTACACGTTCGGTCCGCAAGAGGCCGAGGCCCGCATCGAGACGGACAAGGCGTTCCAGCGGCAGTTCATGCGCGAAAACGACATTCCGGGCAATCCCGACTTCGCAACCTTCGACGACATGGAGTCGGCGTGCGACTACATCGACGAGTACGACGGCGACCTCGCGGTCAAGCCCGCGGGGCTGACCGGTGGAAAGGGCGTGAAAGTCATCGGCGACCAGGTGACGCCCGAGGAGGCCAAAGCGTACCTTCGTGACTCCGACTACGAACGCGTCGTCCTCGAAGAGCGACTCGTCGGCGAGGAGTTCACCATTCAGGCGTTCGTCGCCAACGGCGAGTTCCGCGTCAGTCCGGCCGTACAGGACCACAAGCGTGCCTACGAGGGCGACGAAGGCCCGAACACCGGTGGGATGGGCAGTTACACCGACGTGACGCCGTCGCTTCCGTTCATGGCCGACGGCGACTACGAGGCGGCTGTCGAAGTCATCGACGCAGTGGTCGAGGCGATGCCCGACTACAAGGGCATCCTCTACGGGCAGTTCATGCTCACGAGCGAGGGGCCCAAAGTCATCGAGTTCAACGCCCGCTTCGGCGACCCAGAGGCGATGAACACACTGCCAGTCCTCGAAACGCCGTTCCTCGACGTCATCGTCGCTGCGCGCGAGGGTGAGGCACTTCCCGAACTCGAGTTCGCCGAGAAAGCGACCGTCTGCAAGTACGCCGTCCCCGAAGGCTACCCGACGGACCCCAAAGCCGGAGCGAAGATTACGGTCGATGTGGACGAAGACAGTGGCGCGCTCCTGTTCTACGCGAGCGTCGATGCACGAGACGACGGCCTCTACACGACCACCTCACGGTCGTTCGCTGTCGTCGGCCACGCAGAGACCATCTCACAGGCCGAGCAGATAGCCGAGAACGCCCTCGCCGACGCAGGTGACGGGTTCCACATCCGCCACGACATCGGCACCGAAGCGCTCGTCCAGCGTCGCATCGACCACATGGCCGAGATTCGCGGCGAGTAA